The sequence below is a genomic window from Escherichia marmotae.
ACGGATGAAGTTGTCGCCATTCAAAACACGCTTTCAGACCATGAAACGCGCATTGATGCTCTGGAGTATGCAACCACGCGTAAGAAGTCAGAGGTTGTTTACTCTGGCGTATCTGTAACCATCCCGACAGCGCCGACCAACCTTGTTAGCCTGCTGAAAACGCTCACGCCGTCATCCGGCTCGTTGGCACCATTCTTCGACACCGTTAACAACAAGATGGTTGTGTTCAACGAGAACAAAACCTTGTTCTTCAAGCTGTCGATCGTCGGGACGTGGCCCAGTGGAACCGCAAACAGGTCAATGCAGCTAACCTTTTCCGGCTCTGTTCCTGACACGTTGGTCAGCAGTCGTAATGCGGCGACAACAACCGACAACATCCTGTTAGCTACGTTCTTCAGCGTGGATAAAGACGGCTTTCTTGCCACAAATGGAAGCACGTTAACCATTCAGTCAAATGGTGCGGCGTTTACTGCCACAACCATCAAAATCATTGCGGAGCAGTGATGGAAATAAAGCTCATCGATAATCCGGTGAAGCTTGCAGAATTCCTCAACAACCCGGCAAACACGGGAAATATCGTAGACAGTGGAGATAAATACTACATCAAGCCTGATGCGGTATATCTCGGCATCTACGAAGGATTAGTGTTGGCTGGCGTTCATGAAGTGCGCAACTTCTGGCATAGCGTTGTTGAATGCCATGCGGTGTACGACCCCGGATTCCGTGGCGAATATGCACTGCAAGGGCATCGATTATTCTGCAAATGGCTTCTCGAAAACTCACCATTCCTTAACAGCATCACTATGGTTCCTGACACCACGAAATACGGACGGGCAATTATCCGTTTGCTTGGCGCTACCCGTGTTGGTCACCTTGATGATGCTTATACCAGCAATGGAAAGCCTGT
It includes:
- a CDS encoding tail needle knob protein, whose product is MADSNLNEPVIIQATRLDTSVLPRNIFSQSYLLYVIAQGTDVGNVANKANEAGQGAYDAQVRNDEQDVILVDHEIRLASAEAKIQDHETRITNAEAAIVGLDSRLTTAENDIDYLTDEVVAIQNTLSDHETRIDALEYATTRKKSEVVYSGVSVTIPTAPTNLVSLLKTLTPSSGSLAPFFDTVNNKMVVFNENKTLFFKLSIVGTWPSGTANRSMQLTFSGSVPDTLVSSRNAATTTDNILLATFFSVDKDGFLATNGSTLTIQSNGAAFTATTIKIIAEQ
- a CDS encoding DUF2824 family protein, translating into MEIKLIDNPVKLAEFLNNPANTGNIVDSGDKYYIKPDAVYLGIYEGLVLAGVHEVRNFWHSVVECHAVYDPGFRGEYALQGHRLFCKWLLENSPFLNSITMVPDTTKYGRAIIRLLGATRVGHLDDAYTSNGKPVGITIYQLPRSKYEELTNVNFPDCQ